The following are from one region of the Streptomyces changanensis genome:
- a CDS encoding MFS transporter: MSPYPPQAAPVPALSPGALALAPRYTEPGPPPRPRGTGPDRPHGPGPGGPPAPGPGTGRDRPPRPSRPYGPGPRPGRRPRVRNPYARLFALPGTRAFTAGNLVARIPMGMFTVSAVIMIAETRGSYALAGAVTATGLAATAVVAPFTARLVDRYGQARVAVPATVLAVLGSLALLLCVRHQAPHWTLFAAYAATATTPNIGGMSRSRWAHLYRGDPEAVHAANAFEQAVDELCFVLGPVLAAFLCAALFPEAGTLVGAVLLLTGMLLFTAQRATEPPAVPRRAGHRPRSPLRVAGMPALMVVFLATGAVFGSLEIVTLAFVDGPVAGPVMALQAFGSFLAGLAYGSARPAADPGRRLPVCLVAMTVLMAGPLLASGTGSLPVLAGALLLAGMATAPTMVTGTTLVQRLTPAGQLNEGMTLAVTALLGGVSAGAAAGGWLVEHAGAGTAYVLPVAAAGLALCLAVAGTPRRALPYAPSHGDSGATAG, from the coding sequence ATGTCCCCGTACCCGCCGCAGGCCGCCCCCGTGCCGGCCCTCTCCCCCGGCGCCCTCGCCCTCGCCCCCCGCTACACCGAGCCGGGTCCCCCGCCCCGCCCGCGCGGCACCGGACCCGACCGCCCGCACGGCCCCGGCCCGGGCGGCCCGCCCGCTCCCGGGCCCGGTACCGGCCGCGACCGTCCGCCGCGCCCCTCCCGCCCGTACGGCCCCGGGCCCCGCCCCGGCCGCCGCCCCCGTGTCCGCAACCCGTACGCCCGGCTCTTCGCCCTGCCCGGCACGCGCGCGTTCACCGCGGGGAACCTCGTCGCGCGGATCCCGATGGGCATGTTCACCGTCAGCGCGGTCATCATGATCGCGGAGACCCGGGGTTCGTACGCCCTCGCCGGGGCGGTCACCGCGACGGGGCTGGCCGCGACGGCGGTCGTGGCCCCGTTCACGGCCCGGCTCGTCGACCGGTACGGGCAGGCGCGCGTCGCCGTCCCCGCCACCGTGCTGGCGGTGCTCGGCTCGCTCGCCCTGCTGCTGTGCGTCCGTCACCAGGCGCCGCACTGGACGCTGTTCGCCGCGTACGCCGCGACGGCGACCACCCCGAACATCGGCGGCATGTCCCGCTCCCGCTGGGCCCACCTGTACCGGGGCGACCCGGAGGCGGTGCACGCCGCGAACGCCTTCGAGCAGGCCGTGGACGAGCTGTGCTTCGTGCTCGGCCCGGTGCTCGCCGCGTTCCTGTGCGCGGCGCTCTTCCCGGAGGCGGGCACCCTCGTCGGGGCGGTCCTGCTGCTCACCGGCATGCTGCTGTTCACCGCGCAGCGCGCCACCGAACCACCGGCCGTCCCGCGCCGCGCCGGGCACCGCCCTCGCTCCCCGCTGCGGGTGGCCGGGATGCCCGCGCTGATGGTGGTGTTCCTGGCGACGGGCGCGGTCTTCGGCTCCCTGGAGATCGTGACGCTGGCGTTCGTCGACGGGCCGGTGGCGGGCCCGGTCATGGCCCTCCAGGCGTTCGGTTCGTTCCTGGCGGGCCTCGCCTACGGCTCCGCGCGCCCGGCCGCGGACCCGGGACGCCGGCTGCCGGTGTGCCTGGTGGCGATGACCGTCCTCATGGCGGGCCCGCTGCTCGCCTCGGGCACCGGCTCGCTCCCGGTCCTGGCGGGCGCCCTGCTCCTGGCCGGGATGGCGACGGCGCCGACGATGGTGACGGGCACGACGCTGGTGCAGCGCCTGACCCCGGCCGGGCAGCTGAACGAGGGCATGACCCTCGCGGTGACGGCCCTCCTCGGCGGCGTCTCGGCCGGCGCGGCGGCGGGCGGCTGGCTCGTGGAGCACGCGGGCGCCGGCACGGCGTACGTCCTGCCGGTGGCGGCAGCGGGGCTGGCGCTGTGCCTCGCGGTGGCGGGCACGCCCCGCCGGGCCCTGCCCTATGCTCCGTCCCATGGTGACAGTGGAGCGACTGCGGGCTGA
- a CDS encoding GNAT family N-acetyltransferase has protein sequence MVTVERLRADHAPALLAFERENRAWFARSIPDRGDAYFAGFDERHRLLLAEQEAGLRHFHVVLDDEGELVGRVNLVCAEKNGPELGYRVAERVAGRGVATAAVAEVCRLAADAYGLTELRAVTTVDNRASRAVLERNAFETVGTLTLTGRPGLRYRRLLTRP, from the coding sequence ATGGTGACAGTGGAGCGACTGCGGGCTGACCACGCGCCCGCCCTGCTGGCGTTCGAGCGGGAGAACCGCGCCTGGTTCGCCCGGTCGATACCGGACCGGGGCGACGCGTACTTCGCGGGGTTCGACGAGCGGCACCGCCTGCTCCTCGCCGAGCAGGAGGCCGGTCTGCGCCACTTCCACGTCGTCCTGGACGACGAGGGGGAGCTGGTCGGCCGGGTCAACCTGGTCTGCGCCGAAAAGAACGGCCCCGAGCTCGGCTACCGCGTCGCCGAGCGGGTGGCGGGCCGGGGGGTGGCGACGGCGGCGGTCGCGGAGGTGTGCCGGCTCGCCGCCGACGCGTACGGCCTCACGGAGCTGCGGGCGGTGACGACGGTGGACAACCGGGCCTCCCGCGCCGTGCTGGAGCGCAACGCCTTCGAGACCGTCGGCACCCTCACCCTCACCGGCCGTCCGGGCCTGCGCTACCGGCGCCTGCTCACCCGGCCCTGA
- the smpB gene encoding SsrA-binding protein SmpB, with amino-acid sequence MAKETGRKMIAQNKKARHDYHIMDTYECGLVLTGTEVKSLRQGRASLVDGFVQIDAHEAWLHNVHVPEYSQGTWTNHSARRKRKLLLHRAEIDKLESKSQETGHTIVPLALYFKDGRAKVEIALARGKKEYDKRQTLREKQDRREADRAVSAVRRRQRA; translated from the coding sequence ATGGCTAAGGAAACAGGGCGCAAGATGATCGCGCAGAACAAGAAGGCGCGGCACGACTACCACATCATGGACACCTACGAGTGCGGTCTGGTCCTGACCGGCACGGAGGTGAAGTCGCTGCGCCAGGGGCGGGCCTCGCTGGTGGACGGCTTCGTCCAGATCGACGCGCACGAGGCGTGGCTGCACAACGTCCACGTGCCGGAGTACAGCCAGGGCACCTGGACCAACCACTCCGCGCGGCGCAAGCGGAAGCTGCTCCTGCACCGGGCCGAGATCGACAAGCTGGAGTCGAAGTCGCAGGAGACGGGTCACACGATCGTGCCCCTGGCGCTGTACTTCAAGGACGGCCGGGCCAAGGTCGAGATCGCGCTCGCGCGCGGCAAGAAGGAGTACGACAAGCGGCAGACGCTGCGGGAGAAGCAGGACCGGCGCGAGGCCGACCGGGCCGTGTCGGCGGTCCGCCGCCGCCAGCGCGCCTGA
- a CDS encoding S41 family peptidase has translation MSLPGPESVPRPHRIRRGAALTVLFATVLATAAATDSLPHDDTGGPRPVTGGAAHAGGAVRAPAATGRDVPAPRRGGTVRDEVARAAAEAAADGKSGTEAAQEVVSRSGDRWGAVYDRREYEEFQRALDGSYTGVGLWARRTAEGHVEVDRVQSGGPAARAGLRPGDRIRAVDGRAARGHTAAEVVALLRGDGPDGGTAAAGAGSAVVLDLQRGTRAWTATLRRARLATEPVTVRRLGDAVVIRVTAFTRGSGALVRRAVDRAPEGAGVLLDLRGNGGGLVTEAVAAASAFLDGGLVATYDVHGAENALYAESGGDTDRPLVALVDGGTMSAAELLTGALKDRGRAVTVGSRTFGKGSVQMPSRLPDGSVAELTVGHYRTPAGARVDGRGITPDVPAPTGTVERARTVLSGLGAGT, from the coding sequence ATGTCGCTGCCGGGTCCCGAGTCCGTGCCACGGCCCCACCGCATCCGGCGCGGGGCGGCGCTGACCGTGCTCTTCGCGACCGTCCTCGCGACGGCCGCCGCCACCGACTCCCTCCCGCACGACGACACCGGAGGCCCGCGCCCCGTCACCGGCGGTGCCGCGCACGCCGGCGGTGCCGTACGGGCGCCCGCCGCGACCGGCCGGGACGTGCCGGCCCCGCGGCGCGGCGGCACCGTGCGCGACGAGGTGGCCCGCGCCGCCGCCGAGGCCGCGGCCGACGGCAAGTCCGGCACCGAGGCCGCCCAGGAGGTCGTCAGCCGCAGCGGGGACCGCTGGGGCGCCGTCTACGACCGACGGGAGTACGAGGAGTTCCAGCGCGCCCTGGACGGGTCGTACACGGGCGTCGGGCTGTGGGCCCGCCGTACCGCCGAGGGGCACGTCGAGGTGGACCGGGTGCAGTCCGGCGGTCCAGCGGCCCGGGCCGGGCTGCGTCCCGGGGACCGGATCCGCGCGGTCGACGGCCGCGCCGCGCGCGGGCACACCGCCGCCGAGGTGGTCGCCCTGCTGCGCGGCGACGGCCCGGACGGCGGGACCGCGGCCGCCGGGGCCGGCTCCGCCGTCGTCCTCGACCTCCAGCGCGGCACGCGTGCCTGGACCGCGACCCTGCGCCGGGCCCGGCTCGCCACCGAGCCGGTCACCGTGCGCAGGCTCGGCGACGCCGTCGTGATCCGCGTCACCGCCTTCACCCGGGGCAGCGGCGCGCTCGTCCGCAGGGCCGTCGACCGCGCCCCCGAGGGCGCCGGGGTCCTGCTCGACCTGCGGGGCAACGGCGGCGGGCTCGTCACCGAGGCGGTCGCCGCCGCGTCGGCCTTCCTCGACGGCGGCCTCGTCGCCACGTACGACGTGCACGGCGCGGAGAACGCCCTGTACGCCGAGTCGGGCGGGGACACCGACCGGCCCCTCGTCGCCCTCGTCGACGGCGGCACGATGAGCGCCGCCGAGCTGCTCACCGGCGCCCTCAAGGACCGCGGCCGGGCCGTCACCGTCGGCTCGCGGACCTTCGGCAAGGGCTCGGTGCAGATGCCGAGCCGGCTGCCCGACGGATCGGTCGCCGAGCTGACCGTCGGCCACTACCGCACCCCGGCCGGCGCCCGCGTCGACGGACGGGGCATCACCCCCGACGTCCCCGCGCCCACGGGCACCGTGGAGCGGGCGCGCACGGTATTGAGTGGCCTCGGGGCGGGCACCTAG
- the ftsX gene encoding permease-like cell division protein FtsX has translation MRAQFVLSEIGVGLRRNLTMTFAVIVSVALSLALFGGAVLMGQQVNAMKDFWYDKVNVTVYLCNKNDAEVSETCSKGAVTAQQKEQIESDLKKLDLVESVHHETAEEAYRHYREQYGDTAIASVITPDQMQESFRVKLKDPEKYEVVATAFSGRAGVHSVQDQRGILENLFNMMRGMNVAALVVMGLMLLIALMLIVNTVRVSAFSRRRETGIMRLVGASSFYIQMPFIMEAAFAGLLGGLVACGLLLVGRYFLIDAGLSLAEQMPLVQFIGWDAVFSVLPLVLVIGLLMPSLAAAVALRKYLKV, from the coding sequence ATGCGCGCCCAGTTCGTACTCTCGGAGATCGGTGTCGGCCTCCGTCGCAACCTCACGATGACCTTCGCCGTCATCGTCTCCGTGGCCCTGTCGCTGGCCCTGTTCGGCGGCGCCGTGCTCATGGGCCAGCAGGTCAACGCGATGAAGGACTTCTGGTACGACAAGGTCAACGTCACGGTCTACCTCTGCAACAAGAACGACGCCGAGGTCTCGGAGACCTGCTCCAAGGGCGCGGTCACCGCCCAGCAGAAGGAGCAGATCGAGTCCGACCTGAAGAAGCTCGACCTCGTCGAGTCCGTGCACCACGAGACGGCGGAGGAGGCGTACCGGCACTACCGGGAGCAGTACGGTGACACCGCCATCGCCAGCGTCATCACGCCGGACCAGATGCAGGAGTCGTTCCGGGTCAAGCTGAAGGATCCGGAGAAGTACGAGGTCGTCGCCACCGCGTTCTCCGGCCGGGCCGGCGTCCACTCGGTGCAGGACCAGCGGGGCATCCTGGAGAACCTCTTCAACATGATGCGCGGCATGAACGTCGCCGCCCTCGTCGTCATGGGCCTGATGCTGCTCATCGCGCTGATGCTGATCGTCAACACGGTGCGCGTATCGGCGTTCAGCCGGCGCCGCGAGACCGGCATCATGCGGCTGGTGGGCGCGTCGAGCTTCTACATCCAGATGCCGTTCATCATGGAGGCCGCCTTCGCCGGCCTCCTCGGCGGCCTGGTCGCCTGCGGACTGCTGCTCGTCGGCCGGTACTTCCTCATCGACGCGGGGCTCTCGCTCGCCGAGCAGATGCCGCTGGTCCAGTTCATCGGCTGGGACGCGGTGTTCTCCGTCCTGCCCCTGGTGCTGGTCATCGGCCTCCTGATGCCCTCGCTGGCCGCTGCGGTCGCCCTGCGCAAGTACCTGAAGGTGTGA
- the ftsE gene encoding cell division ATP-binding protein FtsE: protein MIRFDNVSKSYPKQNHAALRDVSLEIEKGEFVFLVGSSGSGKSTFLRLVLREERASTGTVHVLGKDLARLSNWKVPHMRRQLGTVFQDFRLLPNKTVAQNVAFAQEVIGKPRGEIRKAVPQVLGLVGLAGKEDRMPGELSGGEQQRVAIARAFVNRPMLLIADEPTGNLDPQTSVGIMKLLDKINRTGTTVIMATHDQNIVDQMRKRVIELDKGRLVRDQARGVYGYQH from the coding sequence GTGATCCGATTCGACAACGTTTCCAAGTCCTACCCGAAGCAGAACCACGCCGCTCTCCGAGACGTCTCCCTGGAGATCGAGAAGGGCGAGTTCGTCTTCCTGGTGGGGTCCTCCGGTTCCGGGAAGTCCACCTTCCTGCGGCTGGTCCTGCGCGAGGAGCGCGCCAGCACGGGAACGGTGCACGTCCTCGGCAAGGACCTGGCCCGCCTGTCCAACTGGAAGGTGCCGCACATGCGCCGCCAGCTGGGCACCGTCTTCCAGGACTTCCGCCTGCTGCCGAACAAGACCGTCGCGCAGAACGTGGCGTTCGCGCAGGAGGTCATCGGCAAGCCGCGCGGCGAGATCCGCAAGGCCGTCCCCCAGGTCCTCGGGCTGGTCGGCCTCGCGGGCAAGGAGGACCGGATGCCCGGCGAGCTGTCCGGCGGTGAGCAGCAGCGCGTGGCCATCGCCCGCGCCTTCGTCAACCGGCCGATGCTGCTGATCGCCGACGAGCCGACCGGCAACCTCGACCCGCAGACCTCCGTCGGCATCATGAAGCTGCTCGACAAGATCAACCGCACGGGCACGACCGTCATCATGGCGACGCACGACCAGAACATCGTCGACCAGATGCGCAAGCGCGTCATCGAGCTCGACAAGGGCCGACTCGTCCGCGACCAGGCCCGCGGCGTCTACGGCTACCAGCACTGA
- the prfB gene encoding peptide chain release factor 2 — protein sequence MAVVDVSEELKSLTSTMGSIEAVLDLDKMRADIAVLEEQAAAPSLWDDPDAAQKITSRLSHLQAEVRKAESLRSRIDDLAVLFELAEAEDDQDTLVEAEAELTDVRKALDEMEVRTLLSGEYDEREALVTIRAEAGGVDASDFAERLQRMYLRWAERHDYKTEIYETSYAEEAGIKSTTFVVHAPYAYGTLSVEQGTHRLVRISPFDNQGRRQTSFAGVEVLPVVEQTDHIDIPENELRIDVYRSSGPGGQSVNTTDSAVRITHIPTGVVVSCQNEKSQIQNKASAMRVLQARLLERQRQEDRAKMDALKGDGGSSWGNQMRSYVLHPYQMVKDLRTEHEVGNPQAVLDGEIDAFLEAGIRWRKQQEK from the coding sequence GTGGCAGTCGTCGACGTATCCGAAGAGCTCAAGTCCCTCACCTCGACCATGGGGTCCATCGAGGCGGTCCTCGACCTCGACAAGATGAGGGCGGACATCGCCGTGCTCGAGGAGCAGGCGGCCGCGCCGTCCCTCTGGGACGACCCCGACGCGGCACAGAAGATCACCAGCAGGCTGTCGCACCTCCAGGCGGAGGTGCGCAAGGCGGAGAGCCTGCGCAGCCGGATCGACGACCTCGCGGTGCTCTTCGAGCTCGCCGAGGCGGAGGACGACCAGGACACCCTCGTCGAGGCCGAGGCCGAGCTGACCGACGTCCGCAAGGCCCTCGACGAGATGGAGGTGCGCACCCTCCTGTCCGGCGAGTACGACGAGCGCGAGGCCCTCGTCACCATCCGCGCCGAGGCCGGCGGCGTCGACGCCTCCGACTTCGCCGAGCGCCTCCAGCGCATGTACCTGCGCTGGGCCGAGCGGCACGACTACAAGACGGAGATCTACGAGACGTCGTACGCGGAGGAGGCCGGCATCAAGTCGACCACCTTCGTCGTGCACGCCCCGTACGCCTACGGCACGCTCTCCGTCGAGCAGGGCACGCACCGCCTGGTCCGCATCTCCCCCTTCGACAACCAGGGCCGCCGCCAGACGTCCTTCGCCGGCGTCGAGGTGCTCCCGGTCGTCGAGCAGACCGACCACATCGACATCCCGGAGAACGAGCTCCGCATCGACGTGTACCGGTCCTCCGGCCCCGGCGGCCAGTCCGTGAACACCACGGACTCCGCGGTCCGCATCACGCACATCCCGACCGGCGTGGTCGTCTCCTGTCAGAACGAGAAGTCGCAGATCCAGAACAAGGCGTCCGCGATGCGCGTCCTCCAGGCCCGCCTGCTGGAGCGCCAGCGCCAGGAGGACCGCGCCAAGATGGACGCCCTGAAGGGCGACGGCGGCAGCTCCTGGGGCAACCAGATGCGCTCCTACGTCCTGCACCCGTACCAGATGGTGAAGGACCTGCGCACCGAGCACGAGGTCGGCAACCCGCAGGCCGTGCTCGACGGCGAGATCGACGCCTTCCTGGAGGCGGGCATCCGCTGGCGCAAGCAGCAGGAGAAGTAA
- a CDS encoding serine/threonine-protein kinase, producing MARKIGSRYMAHQILGRGSAGTVWLGEGPEGPVAIKLLREDLASDQELVGRFVQERTALLGLEHPRVVAVRDLVVDGNDLALVMDLVRGTDLRSRLDRERRLAPAAAVAIVADVAEGLAAAHAAGVVHRDVKPENILLDMEGPLGPGGAHPALLTDFGVAKLIDTPRRTRSNRIIGTPDYLAPEIVEGLPPRAAVDIYALATVLYELLAGFTPFGGGHPGAVLRRHVTETVVPLPGIPDELWQLIVQCLAKAPASRLRASELAARLHDLAPLVADMPPLDVDEPGAESASEPYEDDPYPTVPNGPRRSAVPLVPGSATDSSRDTHTSMRVPGPEELSGGPLGTARAPRAPGQPRPGSARNKPSAVRRRRLAISVAGAALAAAVGVGGWFATAGDDTEAPPQDSRRSAPETVPDTAPAQP from the coding sequence TTGGCACGGAAAATCGGCAGCCGGTACATGGCTCACCAGATCCTGGGGCGGGGCAGCGCCGGCACGGTGTGGCTCGGCGAGGGTCCCGAGGGGCCCGTCGCGATCAAGCTGCTCCGCGAGGACCTGGCCTCGGACCAGGAGCTCGTCGGGCGCTTCGTCCAGGAGCGCACCGCCCTGCTCGGTCTCGAACACCCCCGCGTGGTCGCCGTGCGCGACCTGGTCGTCGACGGCAACGACCTCGCCCTCGTCATGGACCTCGTGCGCGGCACCGACCTGCGCAGCCGCCTCGACCGCGAACGCCGGCTGGCCCCGGCCGCCGCCGTCGCGATCGTCGCCGACGTCGCCGAGGGCCTCGCGGCCGCGCACGCCGCCGGCGTCGTCCACCGGGACGTGAAGCCGGAGAACATCCTCCTCGACATGGAGGGGCCCCTCGGGCCGGGCGGCGCCCACCCGGCCCTGCTGACGGACTTCGGCGTCGCCAAGCTCATCGACACCCCGCGCCGCACCCGCTCCAACCGCATCATCGGCACGCCCGACTACCTCGCCCCCGAGATCGTGGAGGGCCTGCCGCCCCGCGCGGCCGTGGACATCTACGCCCTCGCGACCGTCCTGTACGAGCTGCTGGCCGGCTTCACTCCGTTCGGCGGCGGCCACCCCGGCGCCGTGCTGCGCCGCCACGTCACCGAGACCGTGGTCCCGCTCCCCGGCATTCCGGACGAGCTGTGGCAGCTGATCGTCCAGTGCCTGGCGAAGGCGCCCGCCTCCCGGCTGCGCGCCTCCGAGCTCGCCGCCCGCCTCCACGACCTCGCCCCGCTCGTCGCGGACATGCCGCCGCTCGACGTCGACGAGCCGGGCGCGGAGTCCGCGTCGGAGCCGTACGAGGACGACCCGTACCCGACCGTCCCCAACGGCCCGCGCAGGTCCGCCGTCCCCCTCGTCCCCGGCTCGGCCACGGACTCCAGCCGCGACACCCACACGTCGATGCGCGTCCCCGGGCCCGAAGAGCTCTCCGGCGGCCCCCTCGGCACCGCCCGCGCCCCCCGCGCGCCCGGCCAGCCCCGCCCCGGCTCGGCCCGCAACAAGCCCTCCGCCGTCCGCAGGCGCCGTCTGGCCATCTCGGTCGCCGGTGCCGCCCTGGCGGCCGCGGTGGGTGTCGGGGGCTGGTTCGCCACGGCGGGCGACGACACGGAGGCACCGCCGCAGGACTCCCGGCGCTCCGCCCCGGAGACCGTTCCCGACACGGCCCCCGCACAGCCCTGA
- a CDS encoding serine/threonine-protein kinase, translating into MRPVGSKYLLEQPLGRGATGTVWRARQRETAGAEAAVPGQPGETVAIKVLKEELANDADVVMRFLRERSVLLRLTHPNIVRTRDLVVEGDLLALVMDLVDGPDLHRYVRENGPLTPVAAALLMAQVADALAASHADGVVHRDLKPANVLLAERDGRMHPMLTDFGIARLADSPGLTRTHEFVGTPAYVAPESAEGRPQTSAVDVYGAGIMLYELVTGRPPFAGGTALEVLHRHLSEEPRRPSTVPAPLWTVIERCLGKDPDGRPSAENLARALRTVAAGIGVHASVPEIEAADGVGALLAPDPAPAPVPDTPAPQVTGASDATQVLPSTGQGAPGAPHHDPAAATSVLPATGPGAGRPGDAADPTAVMPPVPPVQPEDPHPWQTQLRAARDRNEQTQVQYLDPGEDPLRRRPQRRPQQPPPPQQQPPQYRPQHQQYGGQQAPHQQYGQQPQPYAPQPPQHQPQPPQRRQQRPPAPQPPRQQYAPQPQAPQPPPPAPRAPRQRSANPMRIPGLGCLKGCLFTIVLFVVAGWLIWELTPLQGWVAQGKGYWEAIGDAVASVSDWISGLGSASGGGTDTPAP; encoded by the coding sequence GTGCGGCCAGTCGGCAGCAAGTACCTGCTCGAGCAGCCGCTCGGACGCGGCGCCACGGGCACCGTCTGGCGCGCGCGCCAGAGGGAGACGGCGGGCGCCGAGGCGGCCGTGCCGGGCCAACCCGGGGAGACCGTCGCGATCAAGGTCCTCAAGGAGGAGCTCGCCAACGACGCGGACGTCGTGATGCGGTTCCTGCGGGAGCGCTCCGTCCTCCTGCGCCTGACCCACCCCAACATCGTCCGCACCCGCGACCTGGTGGTCGAGGGCGACCTCCTCGCCCTGGTCATGGACCTCGTCGACGGCCCGGACCTCCACCGGTACGTGCGGGAGAACGGCCCCCTGACGCCGGTCGCCGCCGCCCTGCTCATGGCCCAGGTCGCCGACGCCCTCGCCGCCAGCCACGCCGACGGCGTCGTCCACCGCGACCTGAAGCCGGCCAACGTCCTGCTCGCCGAGCGGGACGGGCGGATGCACCCGATGCTGACCGACTTCGGCATCGCCCGCCTCGCCGACTCCCCGGGCCTCACCCGCACCCACGAGTTCGTCGGCACCCCCGCCTACGTGGCGCCCGAGTCCGCCGAGGGCCGCCCGCAGACCTCCGCCGTGGACGTCTACGGCGCCGGGATCATGCTGTACGAGCTGGTCACCGGCCGTCCCCCGTTCGCGGGCGGCACGGCCCTGGAGGTTCTCCACCGCCACCTCAGCGAGGAGCCGCGCCGCCCCTCCACGGTGCCCGCCCCGCTGTGGACGGTCATCGAGCGGTGCCTCGGCAAGGACCCGGACGGCCGCCCCAGCGCCGAGAACCTCGCGCGCGCCCTGCGCACCGTCGCCGCCGGCATCGGCGTGCACGCCTCGGTCCCCGAGATCGAGGCGGCGGACGGTGTCGGCGCGCTGCTCGCCCCCGACCCGGCGCCCGCGCCCGTGCCGGACACGCCCGCCCCGCAGGTCACCGGCGCCTCCGACGCCACCCAGGTCCTGCCGAGCACCGGCCAGGGCGCCCCTGGGGCGCCCCACCACGACCCGGCCGCCGCCACCAGCGTCCTCCCGGCGACGGGCCCCGGCGCCGGCCGGCCCGGCGACGCCGCCGACCCGACGGCGGTGATGCCGCCCGTGCCGCCGGTGCAGCCCGAGGACCCGCACCCGTGGCAGACGCAGCTGCGCGCCGCCCGCGACCGCAACGAGCAGACCCAGGTGCAGTACCTGGACCCCGGCGAGGACCCGCTGCGCCGCCGCCCCCAGCGCCGGCCCCAGCAGCCGCCCCCGCCGCAGCAGCAGCCGCCGCAGTACCGGCCGCAGCACCAGCAGTACGGCGGTCAGCAGGCGCCGCACCAGCAGTACGGGCAGCAGCCCCAGCCGTACGCCCCGCAGCCCCCGCAGCACCAGCCCCAGCCGCCGCAGCGCCGGCAGCAGCGCCCGCCCGCGCCCCAGCCCCCGCGGCAGCAGTACGCCCCGCAGCCGCAGGCGCCCCAGCCCCCGCCGCCCGCCCCGCGGGCGCCCCGGCAGCGCAGCGCCAACCCCATGCGCATCCCGGGCCTCGGCTGCCTCAAGGGCTGCCTGTTCACGATCGTGCTGTTCGTCGTGGCCGGATGGCTCATCTGGGAGCTCACGCCCCTCCAGGGCTGGGTCGCCCAGGGCAAGGGGTACTGGGAGGCCATCGGTGACGCCGTCGCCTCCGTGAGCGACTGGATCTCCGGGCTCGGCAGCGCGAGCGGCGGCGGGACGGACACCCCCGCGCCGTGA
- a CDS encoding FHA domain-containing protein, producing the protein MQIRLTVLAAPPGGQTARRACDVLVTAPAGTALAAVASGLATAVAGPDGAAGTGPVVLYAGRDRLDLQRSALGEPPLVDGAVLALQVPAEDAGAPDDTAARLHVVAGPDAGGVHLLHPGDVRVGRSADADVPLDDPDVSRLHCVVRVGADGRVAVADLGSTNGTTLDGEPVGDRPVRLVPGALLRVGESVLRLVVGAAGASGPAAPGADARGGAPGGGRGAAAGGPATVPDGEGYVRVTLPARAAGPGGAGDGGTAGAPARGPWPPARVRAFGRRAGGGGRGCRGRRRGGRPRVRPGRPGRRRDAGRRPGGGRARRRGRHRHRHRVRRQGRVRQRARVRHGRRVRRWAGGHGARGAAAVRRAGARPGVHPGRGTARRHGAARPGRGARR; encoded by the coding sequence ATGCAGATCCGGCTGACCGTCCTCGCTGCGCCGCCCGGCGGGCAGACCGCGCGGCGCGCCTGCGACGTGCTCGTCACCGCCCCCGCGGGCACCGCGCTGGCCGCCGTGGCGTCCGGCCTCGCCACCGCCGTCGCCGGGCCGGACGGCGCGGCGGGCACGGGGCCCGTCGTGCTGTACGCCGGGCGCGACCGGCTCGATCTCCAGCGCAGCGCCCTGGGCGAACCGCCGCTGGTGGACGGCGCGGTCCTGGCGCTCCAGGTGCCCGCGGAGGACGCGGGGGCCCCGGACGACACCGCGGCCCGTCTGCACGTGGTGGCGGGACCGGACGCGGGCGGGGTGCACCTGCTCCATCCGGGTGACGTCCGCGTGGGGCGGTCCGCCGACGCCGACGTCCCGCTGGACGATCCCGACGTGTCCCGCCTGCACTGCGTGGTGCGCGTGGGCGCCGACGGCCGGGTGGCCGTCGCGGACCTGGGCTCCACGAACGGCACGACCCTGGACGGCGAGCCCGTCGGCGACCGCCCGGTGCGACTCGTCCCGGGCGCGCTGCTGCGGGTGGGCGAGTCGGTGCTGCGGCTCGTGGTGGGCGCCGCCGGCGCCTCCGGGCCGGCGGCGCCGGGCGCGGACGCCCGCGGCGGTGCGCCGGGCGGCGGGCGTGGTGCGGCGGCCGGGGGGCCGGCCACGGTGCCGGACGGCGAGGGGTACGTACGGGTGACGCTGCCGGCCCGCGCGGCGGGACCCGGGGGCGCCGGCGACGGCGGTACGGCGGGCGCCCCGGCACGGGGTCCGTGGCCGCCGGCACGGGTGCGGGCCTTCGGCCGCCGGGCCGGCGGCGGGGGCCGCGGCTGCCGGGGGCGGCGGCGCGGCGGGCGTCCCCGCGTACGGCCAGGGCGGCCCGGGCGGCGGCGGGACGCCGGACGGCGGCCGGGCGGCGGCCGGGCGCGCCGGCGGGGCCGGCACCGGCACCGGCACCGGGTACGACGGCAGGGGCGGGTACGGCAGCGGGCCCGCGTACGACACGGCCGCCGGGTACGGCGATGGGCCGGCGGGCATGGTGCCCGGGGCGCGGCGGCCGTACGACGGGCTGGCGCGCGACCAGGAGTTCACCCCGGGCGCGGTACCGCCCGGAGGCACGGCGCCGCACGGCCGGGCCGCGGCGCCCGTCGGTGA